One genomic region from Rosa rugosa chromosome 1, drRosRugo1.1, whole genome shotgun sequence encodes:
- the LOC133727127 gene encoding umecyanin-like, which yields MNMKYVFVLVIAIAAIAEGAEYTVGDDMGWMVPPTPDYYASWVSKYYFVENDTLVFNFEQGIHDITVLTKEDFDACNMKNPLFQSPEPGEVMVMASDTFYFTCSFGQHCANGQKFAIYFASAPLPPSPSPCPSESATADQSTESRPFKFVSAKMGN from the exons ATGAATATGAAGTATGTGTTCGTGCTTGTCATAGCAATCGCAGCCATCGCAGAAGGCGCAGAATACACCGTAGGAGACGACATGGGTTGGATGGTTCCTCCCACTCCCGACTATTATGCTTCATGGGTTTCCAAGTATTACTTTGTGGAGAATGATACTCTAG TGTTTAACTTTGAACAAGGAATACATGACATCACTGTACTAACCAAGGAAGACTTCGACGCCTGCAACATGAAGAATCCCTTGTTTCAATCCCCGGAACCAGGTGAAGTTATGGTTATGGCGAGCGACACATTTTACTTCACGTGCAGCTTTGGTCAGCACTGCGCTAATGGGCAAAAGTTTGCCATTTATTTTGCCTCTGCACCTTTGCCTCCCAGTCCAAGTCCGTGTCCAAGTGAATCTGCTACTGCTGATCAATCTACGGAGTCCCGGCCGTTCAAGTTTGTATCGGCAAAGATGGGTAACTAG